One genomic region from Zalophus californianus isolate mZalCal1 chromosome 2, mZalCal1.pri.v2, whole genome shotgun sequence encodes:
- the CXCL9 gene encoding LOW QUALITY PROTEIN: C-X-C motif chemokine 9 (The sequence of the model RefSeq protein was modified relative to this genomic sequence to represent the inferred CDS: deleted 2 bases in 1 codon), with translation MKKGGVPLLLSIIFLTLIGGQGTPTMRNRRCSCITTSQRTIQSKFLKDLKQFAPSSYCEKTEIIATMKNGVQTCLNPDSTDVKELIQKWEKQVSQKKKQKKGKRYQKSKKVKVKKSQHPHQKKTT, from the exons ATGAAGAAAGGTGGTGTTCCTCTTTTGTTGAGTATCATCTTCCTGACTCTGATTGGAGGTCAAG gaACCCCAACAATGAGGAATAGACGCTGTTCCTGCATCACCACCAGCCAAAGAACAATCCAGTCAAAATTCTTAAAGGACCTTAAACAATTTGCCCCAAGCTCTTATtgtgagaaaactgaaatcat TGCAACAATGAAGAATGGGGTTCAAACATGTCTAAACCCAGATTCAACAGATGTGAAAGAATTGATTCAAAAGTGGGAAAAACAG gtcagccaaaagaaaaagcagaagaaagggaaaagatatcaaaaaagcaagaaagtt aaagttaaaaaatctcAACATCCTCATCAAAAGAAGACCACATAA